One Phaseolus vulgaris cultivar G19833 chromosome 11, P. vulgaris v2.0, whole genome shotgun sequence genomic window carries:
- the LOC137805587 gene encoding uncharacterized protein, with product MASSRKDMSIKLNEALRTYRTTYKTPIGISPFQLIYGKACHLLMELEYKVYWPLKTLNLDAKAVGEKRKLQIQELEEMRLNAYSSSKIYKERTKKYHDKKIVERNFQPGQSVLLFNSRLRLFLGSENLIGQAFML from the coding sequence ATGGCTTCATCCAGGAAAGATATGTCAATCAAGCTTAATGAAGCTTTGAGGACGTATAGGACTACATATAAAACTCCTATTGGCATTTCCCCATTTCAGCTGATTTATGGGAAAGCTTGCCATCTTCTGATGGAATTGGAGTACAAAGTATATTGGCCATTAAAGACACTAAATTTAGATGCTAAAGCAGTTGGAGAAAAGAGAAAACTTCAAATCCAAGAACTTGAAGAGATGAGATTAAATGCATATAGTTCTTCAAAGATTTATAAAGAACGCACAAAGAAATATCATGACAAGAAGATTGTGGAAAGAAATTTTCAACCAGGTCAATCTGTGCTTTTATTCAATTCTAGATTGAGACTTTTCTTGGGAAGTGAAAATCTAATTGGTCAGGCCTTTATGTTGTGA